In Littorina saxatilis isolate snail1 unplaced genomic scaffold, US_GU_Lsax_2.0 scaffold_1259, whole genome shotgun sequence, a single genomic region encodes these proteins:
- the LOC138957063 gene encoding 17S U2 SnRNP complex component HTATSF1-like isoform X3 produces the protein MDTGTNPPGTQDHGPDPTRSGDATEQFSSIPDSPTGVYGSDYQYHDSGDKRNQQVQDNGSSESPGKKRKVSMDTDTSPPGTQDHGPDQTRSGDATEQFSSIPDSPRAVYGSSDYQYHDSGDKRNQQVQDNGSSESPGKKRKKVSMDTDTSPPGTQDHGPDQTRSGDATEQFSSIPDSPRAVYGSDYQYHDSGDKRNQQVQDDGSSESPGKKRKKVSMDTDTSPPGTQDHGPDQTRSGDATEQFSSIPDSPTAVYGSDYQYHDSGDKRNQQVQDDGSSESPGKKVSMDTDTSPPVTQDHGPDRTKSGDATEQFSSIPDSPTAVYSSDYDDSGDEWYPPDEGSSDSCGTIWTISVDTDTISMTQDANERAFSNTPACSSAPSSEKYDVSVETRTGNQKKWDKKHYCKFCNTLKTKLSAHLQNVHKNELEVAAVVALPKNSKERKEAFGKLQNDGDNEHNANVLRKGSGCLIPKYRGKNRNVDECLACPHCKGLYLKALLSKHMKTCP, from the exons ATGGATACAGGCACAAATCCTCCAGGGACACAGGACCACGGACCAGACCCGACCAGGAGTGGAGACGCCACGGAGCAGTTCTCTTCAATTCCTGACTCACCCACAGGCGTCTACGGCAG TGACTACCAGTACCACGATTCTGGCGACAAAAGGAATCAACAAGTACAAGACAATGGAAGTTCTGAATCACCTGGGAAGAAGCGGAAGGTTTCCATGGATACAGACACAAGTCCTCCAGGGACACAGGACCAcggaccagaccagaccaggaGTGGAGACGCCACGGAGCAGTTCTCTTCAATTCCTGACTCGCCAAGAGCAGTCTATGGCAG CAGTGACTACCAGTACCACGATTCTGGCGACAAAAGGAATCAACAAGTACAAGACAATGGAAGTTCTGAATCACCTGGGAAGAAGCGGAAGAAGGTTTCCATGGATACAGACACAAGTCCTCCAGGGACACAGGACCAcggaccagaccagaccaggaGTGGAGACGCCACGGAGCAGTTCTCTTCAATTCCTGACTCGCCAAGAGCAGTCTATGGCAG TGACTACCAGTACCACGATTCTGGCGACAAAAGGAATCAACAAGTACAAGACGATGGAAGTTCTGAATCCCCTGGGAAGAAGCGGAAAAAGGTTTCCATGGATACAGACACAAGTCCTCCAGGGACACAGGACCAcggaccagaccagaccaggaGTGGAGACGCCACGGAGCAGTTCTCTTCAATTCCTGACTCGCCCACAGCCGTCTACGGCAG TGACTACCAGTACCACGATTCTGGCGACAAAAGGAATCAACAAGTACAAGACGATGGAAGTTCTGAATCACCTGGGAAGAAGGTTTCCATGGATACAGACACAAGTCCTCCAGTGACACAGGACCACGGACCAGACCGGACCAAGAGTGGAGACGCCACGGAGCAGTTCTCTTCAATTCCTGACTCGCCCACAGCCGTCTACAGCAG TGACTATGACGATTCTGGCGACGAATGGTATCCACCAGACGAAGGAAGTTCAGATTCATGTGGGACGATTTGGACGATTTCCGTGGATACAGACACAATTTCAATGACTCAGGATGCTAATGAGAGGGCCTTTTCGAACACACCCGCCTGCAGCAGTGCTCCAAGTTCTGAGAAGTATGATGTCTCCGTGGAAACCAGGACTGGGAATCAAAAGAAGTGGGACAAAAAACATTATTGTAAATTTTGTAACACTCTGAAGACCAAGTTAAGTGCACATCTTCAAAATGTACATAAGAATGAATTAGAGGTTGCTGCTGTTGTGGCTTTGCCAAAAAATAGCAAGGAAAGAAAGGAAGCGTTTGGGAAGCTTCAGAATGATGGGGATAACGAACATAATGCCAATGTGTTGAGAAAAGGGTCTGGTTGCTTGATTCCTAAGTACCGCGGGAAAAATCGAAATGTGGATGAATGTTTGGCATGTCCACACTGTAAGGGACTCTATCTGAAAGCACTCTTGTCAAAACACATGAAAACCTGTCCCTAA
- the LOC138957063 gene encoding dentin sialophosphoprotein-like isoform X1 → MDTGTNPPGTQDHGPDPTRSGDATEQFSSIPDSPTGVYGSSDYQYHDSGDKRNQQVQDNGSSESPGKKRKVSMDTDTSPPGTQDHGPDQTRSGDATEQFSSIPDSPRAVYGSSDYQYHDSGDKRNQQVQDNGSSESPGKKRKKVSMDTDTSPPGTQDHGPDQTRSGDATEQFSSIPDSPRAVYGSDYQYHDSGDKRNQQVQDDGSSESPGKKRKKVSMDTDTSPPGTQDHGPDQTRSGDATEQFSSIPDSPTAVYGSDYQYHDSGDKRNQQVQDDGSSESPGKKVSMDTDTSPPVTQDHGPDRTKSGDATEQFSSIPDSPTAVYSSDYDDSGDEWYPPDEGSSDSCGTIWTISVDTDTISMTQDANERAFSNTPACSSAPSSEKYDVSVETRTGNQKKWDKKHYCKFCNTLKTKLSAHLQNVHKNELEVAAVVALPKNSKERKEAFGKLQNDGDNEHNANVLRKGSGCLIPKYRGKNRNVDECLACPHCKGLYLKALLSKHMKTCP, encoded by the exons ATGGATACAGGCACAAATCCTCCAGGGACACAGGACCACGGACCAGACCCGACCAGGAGTGGAGACGCCACGGAGCAGTTCTCTTCAATTCCTGACTCACCCACAGGCGTCTACGGCAG CAGTGACTACCAGTACCACGATTCTGGCGACAAAAGGAATCAACAAGTACAAGACAATGGAAGTTCTGAATCACCTGGGAAGAAGCGGAAGGTTTCCATGGATACAGACACAAGTCCTCCAGGGACACAGGACCAcggaccagaccagaccaggaGTGGAGACGCCACGGAGCAGTTCTCTTCAATTCCTGACTCGCCAAGAGCAGTCTATGGCAG CAGTGACTACCAGTACCACGATTCTGGCGACAAAAGGAATCAACAAGTACAAGACAATGGAAGTTCTGAATCACCTGGGAAGAAGCGGAAGAAGGTTTCCATGGATACAGACACAAGTCCTCCAGGGACACAGGACCAcggaccagaccagaccaggaGTGGAGACGCCACGGAGCAGTTCTCTTCAATTCCTGACTCGCCAAGAGCAGTCTATGGCAG TGACTACCAGTACCACGATTCTGGCGACAAAAGGAATCAACAAGTACAAGACGATGGAAGTTCTGAATCCCCTGGGAAGAAGCGGAAAAAGGTTTCCATGGATACAGACACAAGTCCTCCAGGGACACAGGACCAcggaccagaccagaccaggaGTGGAGACGCCACGGAGCAGTTCTCTTCAATTCCTGACTCGCCCACAGCCGTCTACGGCAG TGACTACCAGTACCACGATTCTGGCGACAAAAGGAATCAACAAGTACAAGACGATGGAAGTTCTGAATCACCTGGGAAGAAGGTTTCCATGGATACAGACACAAGTCCTCCAGTGACACAGGACCACGGACCAGACCGGACCAAGAGTGGAGACGCCACGGAGCAGTTCTCTTCAATTCCTGACTCGCCCACAGCCGTCTACAGCAG TGACTATGACGATTCTGGCGACGAATGGTATCCACCAGACGAAGGAAGTTCAGATTCATGTGGGACGATTTGGACGATTTCCGTGGATACAGACACAATTTCAATGACTCAGGATGCTAATGAGAGGGCCTTTTCGAACACACCCGCCTGCAGCAGTGCTCCAAGTTCTGAGAAGTATGATGTCTCCGTGGAAACCAGGACTGGGAATCAAAAGAAGTGGGACAAAAAACATTATTGTAAATTTTGTAACACTCTGAAGACCAAGTTAAGTGCACATCTTCAAAATGTACATAAGAATGAATTAGAGGTTGCTGCTGTTGTGGCTTTGCCAAAAAATAGCAAGGAAAGAAAGGAAGCGTTTGGGAAGCTTCAGAATGATGGGGATAACGAACATAATGCCAATGTGTTGAGAAAAGGGTCTGGTTGCTTGATTCCTAAGTACCGCGGGAAAAATCGAAATGTGGATGAATGTTTGGCATGTCCACACTGTAAGGGACTCTATCTGAAAGCACTCTTGTCAAAACACATGAAAACCTGTCCCTAA
- the LOC138957063 gene encoding 17S U2 SnRNP complex component HTATSF1-like isoform X2 translates to MDTGTNPPGTQDHGPDPTRSGDATEQFSSIPDSPTGVYGSSDYQYHDSGDKRNQQVQDNGSSESPGKKRKVSMDTDTSPPGTQDHGPDQTRSGDATEQFSSIPDSPRAVYGSDYQYHDSGDKRNQQVQDNGSSESPGKKRKKVSMDTDTSPPGTQDHGPDQTRSGDATEQFSSIPDSPRAVYGSDYQYHDSGDKRNQQVQDDGSSESPGKKRKKVSMDTDTSPPGTQDHGPDQTRSGDATEQFSSIPDSPTAVYGSDYQYHDSGDKRNQQVQDDGSSESPGKKVSMDTDTSPPVTQDHGPDRTKSGDATEQFSSIPDSPTAVYSSDYDDSGDEWYPPDEGSSDSCGTIWTISVDTDTISMTQDANERAFSNTPACSSAPSSEKYDVSVETRTGNQKKWDKKHYCKFCNTLKTKLSAHLQNVHKNELEVAAVVALPKNSKERKEAFGKLQNDGDNEHNANVLRKGSGCLIPKYRGKNRNVDECLACPHCKGLYLKALLSKHMKTCP, encoded by the exons ATGGATACAGGCACAAATCCTCCAGGGACACAGGACCACGGACCAGACCCGACCAGGAGTGGAGACGCCACGGAGCAGTTCTCTTCAATTCCTGACTCACCCACAGGCGTCTACGGCAG CAGTGACTACCAGTACCACGATTCTGGCGACAAAAGGAATCAACAAGTACAAGACAATGGAAGTTCTGAATCACCTGGGAAGAAGCGGAAGGTTTCCATGGATACAGACACAAGTCCTCCAGGGACACAGGACCAcggaccagaccagaccaggaGTGGAGACGCCACGGAGCAGTTCTCTTCAATTCCTGACTCGCCAAGAGCAGTCTATGGCAG TGACTACCAGTACCACGATTCTGGCGACAAAAGGAATCAACAAGTACAAGACAATGGAAGTTCTGAATCACCTGGGAAGAAGCGGAAGAAGGTTTCCATGGATACAGACACAAGTCCTCCAGGGACACAGGACCAcggaccagaccagaccaggaGTGGAGACGCCACGGAGCAGTTCTCTTCAATTCCTGACTCGCCAAGAGCAGTCTATGGCAG TGACTACCAGTACCACGATTCTGGCGACAAAAGGAATCAACAAGTACAAGACGATGGAAGTTCTGAATCCCCTGGGAAGAAGCGGAAAAAGGTTTCCATGGATACAGACACAAGTCCTCCAGGGACACAGGACCAcggaccagaccagaccaggaGTGGAGACGCCACGGAGCAGTTCTCTTCAATTCCTGACTCGCCCACAGCCGTCTACGGCAG TGACTACCAGTACCACGATTCTGGCGACAAAAGGAATCAACAAGTACAAGACGATGGAAGTTCTGAATCACCTGGGAAGAAGGTTTCCATGGATACAGACACAAGTCCTCCAGTGACACAGGACCACGGACCAGACCGGACCAAGAGTGGAGACGCCACGGAGCAGTTCTCTTCAATTCCTGACTCGCCCACAGCCGTCTACAGCAG TGACTATGACGATTCTGGCGACGAATGGTATCCACCAGACGAAGGAAGTTCAGATTCATGTGGGACGATTTGGACGATTTCCGTGGATACAGACACAATTTCAATGACTCAGGATGCTAATGAGAGGGCCTTTTCGAACACACCCGCCTGCAGCAGTGCTCCAAGTTCTGAGAAGTATGATGTCTCCGTGGAAACCAGGACTGGGAATCAAAAGAAGTGGGACAAAAAACATTATTGTAAATTTTGTAACACTCTGAAGACCAAGTTAAGTGCACATCTTCAAAATGTACATAAGAATGAATTAGAGGTTGCTGCTGTTGTGGCTTTGCCAAAAAATAGCAAGGAAAGAAAGGAAGCGTTTGGGAAGCTTCAGAATGATGGGGATAACGAACATAATGCCAATGTGTTGAGAAAAGGGTCTGGTTGCTTGATTCCTAAGTACCGCGGGAAAAATCGAAATGTGGATGAATGTTTGGCATGTCCACACTGTAAGGGACTCTATCTGAAAGCACTCTTGTCAAAACACATGAAAACCTGTCCCTAA